From Callospermophilus lateralis isolate mCalLat2 chromosome 5, mCalLat2.hap1, whole genome shotgun sequence, a single genomic window includes:
- the Lrrtm2 gene encoding leucine-rich repeat transmembrane neuronal protein 2: protein MGLHFKWPLGAPMLAAIYAMSMVLKMLPALGMACPPKCRCEKLLFYCDSQGFHSVPNATDKGSLGLSLRHNHITELERDQFASFSQLTWLHLDHNQISTVKEDAFQGLYKLKELILSSNKIFYLPNTTFTQLINLQNLDLSFNQLSSLHPELFYGLRKLQTLHLRSNSLRTIPVRLFWDCRSLEFLDLSTNRLRSLARNGFAGLIKLRELHLEHNQLTKINFAHFLRLSSLHTLFLQWNKISNLTCGMEWTWSTLEKLDLTGNEIKAIDFTVFETMPNLKILLMDNNKLNSLDSKILGSLRSLTIVGLSGNLWECSPRICALASWLGSFQGRWEHSILCHSPDHTQGEDILDAVHGFQLCWNLSTTVTAMATTYRDPTTEYTKRISSSSYHVGDKEIPTTAGIAVTTEEHFPEPDNAIFTQRVITGTMALLFSFFFIIFIVFISRKCCPPTLRRIRQCSMIQNHRQLRSQTRLHMSNMSDQGPYNEYEPTHEGPFIIINGYGQCKCQQLPYKECEV from the exons ATGG GCTTACATTTCAAGTGGCCATTAGGGGCCCCTATGCTGGCAGCAATATATGCAATGAGTATGGTTTTAAAAATGCTGCCTGCCCTGGGTATGGCGTGTCCACCCAAATGCCGCTGCGAGAAGCTGCTATTCTACTGCGACTCTCAGGGCTTCCACTCAGTGCCAAACGCCACAGACAAGGGCTCTCTGGGCCTGTCCCTGAGGCACAATCACATCACAGAGCTCGAAAGAGATCAATTTGCCAGCTTCAGTCAACTTACCTGGCTCCACTTAGATCACAATCAAATCTCAACAGTAAAAGAAGATGCTTTCCAAGGACTATATAAACTTAAGGAATTAATCTTAAGTTCCAACAAAATATTTTACTTGCCAAATACAACTTTTACCCAACTGATTAACCTGCAAAATTTGGACCTGTCTTTTAATCAGCTGTCATCTCTGCACCCAGAGCTCTTCTATGGCCTCCGGAAGCTGCAGACCTTGCATTTACGTTCCAACTCCCTGCGGACTATCCCAGTACGCCTGTTCTGGGACTGTCGTAGTCTGGAGTTTCTGGATCTGAGCACAAACCGTTTGCGAAGTTTGGCTCGAAATGGATTTGCAGGATTAATCAAACTGAGAGAACTTCACCTAGAGCACAACCAGCTGACGAAGATTAATTTTGCTCATTTCCTCCGGCTAAGCAGTCTGCACACGCTCTTCTTACaatggaacaaaattagcaacttGACGTGTGGGATGGAGTGGACCTGGAGCACTTTAGAAAAGCTAGACCTGACTGGAAATGAAATCAAAGCCAtcgacttcacagtgtttgaaacGATGCCTAATCTTAAAATACTCCTCATGGATAACAACAAGTTAAACAGTCTTGATTCCAAGATCTTAGGCTCCTTGAGATCCCTCACAATTGTTGGCCTCTCTGGCAATCTGTGGGAATGCAGTCCCCGAATATGTGCTCTGGCCTCTTGGCTGGGCAGTTTCCAAGGTCGGTGGGAGCACTCCATCCTTTGCCACAGCCCTGACCACACCCAAGGAGAGGATATTCTAGATGCAGTCCATGGATTTCAGCTCTGCTGGAACTTATCAACCACTGTCACTGCCATGGCTACAACTTATAGAGATCCAACCACTGAATATACAAAAAGAATAAGCTCATCAAGTTACCATGTGGGAGACAAAGAAATTCCAACTACTGCAGGCATAGCAGTTACTACAGAGGAACACTTTCCAGAACCAGACAATGCCATCTTTACTCAGCGGGTAATTACAGGAACAATGgctttattgttttctttcttttttattatttttatagtgttcatCTCTAGGAAGTGCTGCCCTCCCACTTTAAGAAGAATCAGGCAGTGCTCAATGATTCAGAACCATAGGCAGCTCCGATCCCAAACACGACTCCATAtgtcaaacatgtcagaccaaggACCGTATAATGAGTATGAACCCACCCATGAAGGACCCTTCATCATCATTAATGGTTATGGACAGTGCAAGTGTCAGCAGCTGCCATACAAAGAATGTGAAGTATAA